A stretch of the uncultured Desulfobacter sp. genome encodes the following:
- a CDS encoding ABC transporter substrate binding protein, protein MNTQIKMFLALMFILLSAAVGSAANITPKQRFKVLVVMSYEQDYKFVQKIRQGIDSVLSDTCKVEYFYMNTKNNLAGGPQKAREAYALYKKIRPHGVIAADDNAQSMFVVPYLKDKVKTPVMFCGVNERPQKYGYPATNVSGILERITISQSLAFAKQLIPSIKTFGYMTYDSPTGRFILDYFQHEAHTFPMKLIAARFAKTLAETKAMARELNPICDVLFVPTMKSVTDDNGTPLTDKQVVPILSNAFAKPIVGDHKFTIQYGMLCGMAQHIQEQGFTAAKMLIKAMQGTPVSEIPITQNHLSRAIINVTVMKAFGIKPKPILLKDTELIWEKVSDPL, encoded by the coding sequence ATGAACACACAAATAAAGATGTTTCTTGCTTTAATGTTTATTTTACTGTCTGCTGCAGTCGGATCTGCGGCCAATATTACCCCTAAGCAGCGGTTCAAGGTGCTCGTGGTAATGAGTTATGAACAAGATTATAAATTCGTTCAAAAAATCCGCCAGGGAATTGATTCGGTGCTGTCCGATACCTGCAAAGTTGAGTACTTTTATATGAACACCAAAAATAATCTTGCCGGCGGTCCGCAAAAAGCCAGGGAGGCGTACGCCCTATACAAAAAAATTCGGCCCCACGGTGTGATTGCCGCCGATGACAATGCCCAGTCCATGTTTGTGGTCCCCTATTTGAAAGATAAGGTAAAAACACCTGTGATGTTTTGCGGGGTTAATGAGAGACCGCAAAAATATGGATATCCGGCCACAAATGTGTCCGGTATCCTGGAACGGATCACCATCAGCCAAAGTCTGGCATTTGCCAAACAATTAATCCCTTCTATCAAGACCTTTGGTTACATGACCTATGACAGTCCTACGGGTCGATTTATTCTAGACTATTTTCAACATGAGGCGCATACCTTCCCTATGAAATTAATCGCTGCCAGGTTTGCCAAGACTCTGGCCGAAACCAAAGCCATGGCAAGAGAACTGAATCCGATATGTGATGTTCTGTTTGTACCAACCATGAAAAGTGTCACAGACGACAACGGCACCCCTCTTACGGATAAACAGGTCGTGCCGATTCTTTCCAACGCTTTTGCCAAGCCAATTGTTGGTGACCACAAGTTCACTATTCAATACGGGATGCTGTGCGGCATGGCCCAACATATACAGGAGCAGGGCTTCACCGCAGCAAAAATGCTGATCAAAGCCATGCAGGGAACGCCGGTCTCCGAAATCCCCATAACCCAAAACCACCTAAGCAGGGCAATCATTAATGTGACAGTAATGAAAGCGTTCGGTATTAAACCTAAACCTATTCTCTTGAAAGACACTGAGCTGATCTGGGAGAAGGTTAGCGATCCGCTGTGA